One Loxodonta africana isolate mLoxAfr1 chromosome 6, mLoxAfr1.hap2, whole genome shotgun sequence DNA window includes the following coding sequences:
- the RBM45 gene encoding RNA-binding protein 45 isoform X1, producing MDEAGGCASGGGFRPGVNSLDEPPNSRIFLVISKYTPESVLRERFSPFGEIQDIWVVRDKHTKESKGIAFVKFARSSQACRAMEEMHGQCLSPNDTKPIKVFIAQSRSSGSHRDVEDEELTRIFVMIPKSYTEEDLREKFKVYGDIEYCSIIKNKVTGESKGLGYVRYLKPSQAAQAIENCDRSFKAILAEPKNKASESSEQDHYSSMRQETLGHEPRVNMFPFEQQPEFASFEKNDNRGQEAISKRLSVVSRVPFTEEQLFSIFDIVPGLEYCEVQRDPYSNYGHGVVQYFNVASAIYAKYKLHGFQYPPGNRIGVSFIDDGSNAADLLRKMATQMVAAQLASMVWNNPSQQQFLPFGGSSGSQLPQIQTDVVLPPCKKKAPPETPVKERLFIVFNPHPLPLDVLEDIFCRFGNLIEVYLVSGKNVGYAKYADRISANDAITTLHGKILNGVRLKVMLADSPREESNKRQRTY from the exons ATGGACGAAGCGGGCGGCTGTGCGAGCGGCGGGGGCTTCCGACCGGGCGTAAATAGCCTAGATGAGCCGCCTAACAGTCGCATCTTCCTGGTGATCAGCAAGTACACGCCTGAGTCAGTGCTGAGGGAGCGCTTCTCGCCCTTCGGCGAGATCCAGGACATCTGGGTGGTGCGGGACAAACACACCAAGGAGTCCAAGGGCATCGCCTTCGTCAAGTTTGCCCGCAGCTCGCAGGCCTGCAGGGCCATGGAGGAGATGCACGGCCAGTGCCTCAGCCCCAACGACACCAAGCCCATCAAG GTTTTCATTGCTCAGTCCAGATCATCTGGAAGTCACCGAGATGTTGAAGATGAAGAGCTTACAAGAATCTTTGTTATGATACCAAAATCCTACACAGAAGAAGATCTACGGGAAAAATTTAAG GTATATGGAGATATCGAGTATTGCAGCATTATTAAGAATAAAGTCACTGGAGAAAGTAAAGGTTTGGGCTATGTGCGATACTTAAAACCATCACAAGCTGCCCAAGCAATAGAAAACTGTGATCGAA gTTTTAAGGCAATCTTGGCTGAACCTAAAAATAAAGCGTCTGAATCCTCTGAACAAGATCATTATAGTAGTATGAGGCAGGAGACTTTGGGACATGAACCTAGAGTAAATATGTTTCCGTTTG AACAACAACCTGAATTTGCAAGTTTTGAAAAGAATGACAACAGAGGACAGGAAGCTATCTCCAAACGCTTGTCAGTTGTATCAAGAGTTCCTTTCACTGAGGAGCAGCTTTTCAGCATTTTTGATATAGTACCAGGATTGGAATATTGTGAAGTTCAACGAGATCCTTATTCAAATTATG GTCATGGAGTGGTTCAATATTTTAATGTAGCATCAGCTATTTATGCAAAATACAAATTACATGGATTTCAGTACCCTCCTGGAAATCGAATAGGTGTTTCCTTCATTGATGATGGGAGTAATGCAGCAGA TCTCCTTAGAAAAATGGCAACGCAGATGGTAGCAGCACAGCTTGCATCAATGGTGTGGAATAACCCAAGTCAGCAACAGTTTCTG CCTTTTGGAGGAAGTTCCGGATCGCAGTTGCCTCAAATCCAAACAGATGTTGTACTTCCACCAtgcaaaaaaaaagcccctcCTGAAACTCCTGTGAAAGAAAgactttttattgtgtttaatcCTCATCCTTTACCCTTAGACGTATTAGAGGATATATTCTG TCGTTTCGGTAACCTGATCGAAGTTTACCTTGTGTCAGGAAAAAATGTGGGGTATGCCAAGTATGCAGATAGAATAAGTGCTAATGATGCCATtacaactttacatggaaagatcCTGAATGGGGTCAGGCTTAAAGTTATGCTAGCAGATTCCCCAAGAGAAGAATCTAACAAACGGCAAAGAACATACTGA
- the RBM45 gene encoding RNA-binding protein 45 isoform X2 has protein sequence MDEAGGCASGGGFRPGVNSLDEPPNSRIFLVISKYTPESVLRERFSPFGEIQDIWVVRDKHTKESKGIAFVKFARSSQACRAMEEMHGQCLSPNDTKPIKVFIAQSRSSGSHRDVEDEELTRIFVMIPKSYTEEDLREKFKVYGDIEYCSIIKNKVTGESKGLGYVRYLKPSQAAQAIENCDRSFKAILAEPKNKASESSEQDHYSSMRQETLGHEPRVNMFPFEQQPEFASFEKNDNRGQEAISKRLSVVSRVPFTEEQLFSIFDIVPGLEYCEVQRDPYSNYGHGVVQYFNVASAIYAKYKLHGFQYPPGNRIGVSFIDDGSNAAEKMATQMVAAQLASMVWNNPSQQQFLPFGGSSGSQLPQIQTDVVLPPCKKKAPPETPVKERLFIVFNPHPLPLDVLEDIFCRFGNLIEVYLVSGKNVGYAKYADRISANDAITTLHGKILNGVRLKVMLADSPREESNKRQRTY, from the exons ATGGACGAAGCGGGCGGCTGTGCGAGCGGCGGGGGCTTCCGACCGGGCGTAAATAGCCTAGATGAGCCGCCTAACAGTCGCATCTTCCTGGTGATCAGCAAGTACACGCCTGAGTCAGTGCTGAGGGAGCGCTTCTCGCCCTTCGGCGAGATCCAGGACATCTGGGTGGTGCGGGACAAACACACCAAGGAGTCCAAGGGCATCGCCTTCGTCAAGTTTGCCCGCAGCTCGCAGGCCTGCAGGGCCATGGAGGAGATGCACGGCCAGTGCCTCAGCCCCAACGACACCAAGCCCATCAAG GTTTTCATTGCTCAGTCCAGATCATCTGGAAGTCACCGAGATGTTGAAGATGAAGAGCTTACAAGAATCTTTGTTATGATACCAAAATCCTACACAGAAGAAGATCTACGGGAAAAATTTAAG GTATATGGAGATATCGAGTATTGCAGCATTATTAAGAATAAAGTCACTGGAGAAAGTAAAGGTTTGGGCTATGTGCGATACTTAAAACCATCACAAGCTGCCCAAGCAATAGAAAACTGTGATCGAA gTTTTAAGGCAATCTTGGCTGAACCTAAAAATAAAGCGTCTGAATCCTCTGAACAAGATCATTATAGTAGTATGAGGCAGGAGACTTTGGGACATGAACCTAGAGTAAATATGTTTCCGTTTG AACAACAACCTGAATTTGCAAGTTTTGAAAAGAATGACAACAGAGGACAGGAAGCTATCTCCAAACGCTTGTCAGTTGTATCAAGAGTTCCTTTCACTGAGGAGCAGCTTTTCAGCATTTTTGATATAGTACCAGGATTGGAATATTGTGAAGTTCAACGAGATCCTTATTCAAATTATG GTCATGGAGTGGTTCAATATTTTAATGTAGCATCAGCTATTTATGCAAAATACAAATTACATGGATTTCAGTACCCTCCTGGAAATCGAATAGGTGTTTCCTTCATTGATGATGGGAGTAATGCAGCAGA AAAAATGGCAACGCAGATGGTAGCAGCACAGCTTGCATCAATGGTGTGGAATAACCCAAGTCAGCAACAGTTTCTG CCTTTTGGAGGAAGTTCCGGATCGCAGTTGCCTCAAATCCAAACAGATGTTGTACTTCCACCAtgcaaaaaaaaagcccctcCTGAAACTCCTGTGAAAGAAAgactttttattgtgtttaatcCTCATCCTTTACCCTTAGACGTATTAGAGGATATATTCTG TCGTTTCGGTAACCTGATCGAAGTTTACCTTGTGTCAGGAAAAAATGTGGGGTATGCCAAGTATGCAGATAGAATAAGTGCTAATGATGCCATtacaactttacatggaaagatcCTGAATGGGGTCAGGCTTAAAGTTATGCTAGCAGATTCCCCAAGAGAAGAATCTAACAAACGGCAAAGAACATACTGA